A portion of the Bacillus sp. es.034 genome contains these proteins:
- a CDS encoding DUF6241 domain-containing protein, with protein sequence MLRKKMLSVIVGSVVLLTGLGVYIVVGSLGNSETGNQSTQSDAVSTEGVEMNSSGEENPFGEKVKTPLSEDLMRQYIHAMSHQKVRAKEKWSFFKITDERIDYLLEQLKINKYEDEYVYEDILTSWKEGDYSGVVGDHNTIWRLQDGNIGKATSPLNAEQEKKYIESQKREKR encoded by the coding sequence ATGCTACGTAAAAAAATGTTGAGCGTTATAGTAGGAAGTGTTGTGCTCCTGACGGGACTGGGAGTTTATATTGTAGTTGGCAGTCTGGGAAATTCAGAAACTGGTAATCAATCAACTCAGTCAGATGCTGTGTCCACAGAGGGAGTGGAAATGAATTCAAGTGGTGAGGAAAATCCTTTCGGTGAAAAAGTGAAGACGCCGCTGAGTGAGGACTTGATGCGCCAGTACATACATGCCATGAGCCATCAAAAGGTGAGGGCGAAAGAGAAGTGGTCTTTCTTTAAAATCACCGATGAACGGATAGATTATCTGTTAGAACAATTAAAAATCAACAAATATGAAGATGAATACGTGTATGAGGACATTCTCACCAGCTGGAAAGAAGGCGATTATTCCGGAGTGGTGGGAGATCATAATACAATTTGGCGGCTTCAGGACGGAAATATCGGGAAAGCGACGTCTCCGTTGAATGCCGAACAGGAAAAAAAGTATATCGAGAGTCAGAAGAGGGAAAAGAGATAA
- a CDS encoding LXG domain-containing protein, with protein MKTLDNQSLHNGIEDLRSKLETQKEQLTELRQAVEQFSGSHDSFSGQGGEAVRSFYQDLHTPFLTFYTLTLLNYERILTVLKSASTQLESDTSGFIRQPFLDGELRDGLNKTESTTLNLVDETNQTLDSIRDIVHIPAIQDQKFLSDTKRAEQKVTQTLEDLTSFDTDQTKALDTVDHDIQLMKRYIYEIEGMFKNGKITVESYSGTELNHSFHRQPFMSTLSDRLQFESLLVSRMTISSEYDSLNQLLMLKGQGDSSSFISYYSDDLAISSEGKAQTSYGVCYPPEKNEYVIDKKVEDGFGSDGVGNAGLNFTNDYDDGHLSFDLNGSVIDTGSMDNVPSFLEQKFIYGQMDADIPYSFKSTGEALLYGQNIGLKTEAIASKTTFAHDNSPAALDLAFGQAEAKANVENYTASAGIGVAAAKSEIKLEPLNWFGYEPLEEWFGFDYDPYIAVDVSLGSAGVSGSVGMETGVYAAYGIGVGVKGGLEEDKK; from the coding sequence ATGAAAACTCTTGATAACCAATCATTACATAACGGTATAGAAGATTTGCGAAGCAAGCTTGAAACCCAGAAAGAACAGCTGACAGAGCTCAGGCAAGCCGTCGAGCAGTTCTCCGGTTCACACGATTCCTTCAGCGGGCAGGGTGGTGAAGCCGTCCGGTCTTTCTATCAGGATCTTCATACCCCTTTTCTGACATTCTACACCCTTACACTGCTAAACTATGAAAGAATCTTGACCGTGTTGAAATCGGCCTCCACCCAACTGGAATCCGACACTTCAGGATTTATCCGTCAACCCTTCCTCGACGGGGAGCTGAGGGATGGTCTGAACAAAACGGAAAGCACCACCCTGAACCTTGTAGATGAAACGAATCAGACATTGGACTCCATTCGGGATATCGTTCATATCCCTGCCATCCAGGATCAGAAGTTCCTCAGCGATACGAAACGGGCCGAACAAAAAGTCACGCAAACCCTTGAGGACTTAACTTCATTCGACACTGACCAAACGAAAGCCCTGGATACTGTGGACCATGACATTCAGCTGATGAAACGTTATATTTATGAAATAGAGGGAATGTTTAAGAATGGGAAGATCACGGTCGAAAGCTATTCAGGGACAGAATTGAATCACTCCTTCCACCGCCAGCCTTTTATGAGTACGCTCTCTGACAGGTTGCAGTTTGAAAGCCTGCTCGTATCCAGAATGACCATTTCGAGTGAATACGATTCCTTAAATCAATTGTTGATGTTGAAAGGGCAGGGGGATTCCAGTTCATTCATCTCTTATTATTCAGATGATCTCGCTATTTCAAGTGAAGGTAAGGCACAAACTTCTTACGGAGTATGCTACCCTCCGGAGAAAAATGAATATGTCATAGATAAGAAAGTAGAGGACGGTTTTGGTTCTGACGGGGTTGGAAATGCAGGACTGAACTTTACGAATGACTATGATGATGGTCATCTTTCATTTGATTTAAACGGTTCGGTCATCGATACCGGCAGTATGGATAACGTCCCCTCCTTCCTGGAGCAAAAGTTCATATACGGACAGATGGACGCCGACATCCCTTATTCATTTAAATCTACTGGCGAGGCGCTTCTTTATGGACAGAATATTGGATTGAAAACGGAAGCGATTGCATCAAAAACGACCTTTGCCCATGACAATTCACCTGCCGCCCTTGACCTGGCTTTTGGTCAGGCTGAAGCGAAGGCAAATGTAGAGAACTACACTGCAAGCGCAGGTATAGGGGTTGCCGCCGCCAAATCGGAAATAAAACTTGAACCTCTTAATTGGTTCGGCTACGAGCCCCTAGAAGAGTGGTTCGGTTTCGATTATGATCCGTACATCGCTGTCGATGTATCCTTAGGGAGCGCAGGTGTCAGTGGATCAGTCGGCATGGAAACCGGTGTTTATGCCGCCTACGGAATCGGCGTAGGAGTCAAAGGCGGACTCGAAGAAGATAAGAAATAA
- a CDS encoding peptidoglycan endopeptidase encodes MKKTIIAFTTAALFSTMAANSAEAASYRVQSGDSLSVIAYKYDTSVSNLKSWNNLNSDLIYVNQVLEVSAPSSSSAKTYTVQSGDYLSKIGAKYDVYVAELKSWNNLKSDVIYPGQTLIVSSGGTTPPPSTGSSTYTVQSGDTLSHIAIRYNVSVSSIKSWNGLSSDTIYVGQKLSINGTSDGGTETPSSNVVDIAKKYVGTPYAWGGTSPSGFDCSGFIYYVFNQAGQSISRTNTEGYYSKSSFVSSPKAGDLVFFENTYKAGISHMGIYVGNGEFIHASDSGVVVSKLSNTYWNPKFVGYKRF; translated from the coding sequence TTGAAGAAAACAATCATTGCCTTTACTACTGCTGCTCTTTTCTCGACAATGGCTGCCAATTCAGCGGAAGCGGCTTCTTACCGCGTACAATCAGGTGATTCCCTTTCCGTGATTGCATATAAATATGATACATCCGTTTCAAACCTGAAAAGCTGGAATAACCTGAACTCCGACTTGATCTATGTGAATCAAGTACTCGAAGTATCAGCTCCAAGCAGTTCTTCTGCCAAAACATATACCGTCCAATCAGGTGACTATCTATCAAAAATCGGTGCCAAATACGATGTATATGTCGCTGAACTGAAATCATGGAACAATCTTAAGAGTGACGTGATCTATCCCGGGCAAACGTTGATCGTTTCTTCCGGCGGAACTACACCACCACCGTCAACGGGATCAAGTACATACACAGTACAATCAGGAGACACCCTTTCACATATCGCTATCCGTTATAACGTGAGCGTCTCGTCCATCAAGTCTTGGAACGGTTTAAGCTCTGATACCATTTATGTCGGTCAAAAGCTTTCCATTAATGGTACATCTGACGGAGGAACAGAAACCCCGTCATCAAACGTCGTCGACATCGCCAAGAAATATGTAGGGACTCCGTACGCATGGGGAGGCACATCACCATCCGGCTTCGACTGCAGCGGATTCATCTACTACGTCTTCAACCAGGCGGGACAATCGATTTCTCGTACGAACACAGAAGGCTACTACAGCAAATCATCCTTCGTATCCAGCCCGAAAGCAGGCGACCTCGTATTCTTTGAAAATACGTACAAAGCCGGCATCAGCCACATGGGGATCTACGTTGGAAACGGGGAATTCATCCACGCATCCGACAGTGGAGTAGTGGTTTCGAAGTTGAGCAATACGTACTGGAATCCTAAGTTTGTTGGGTATAAGAGATTTTAA
- a CDS encoding DUF4176 domain-containing protein, producing MKIKFLFMLIFITFTLLGCSQTAADKPDKKEEVKEGSLDPTKLLPIGTVVKLSKVDKSVMIYGYNQIQVSTNKQYDYIGVPYPEGNISPDYNVFFNRNLIEEVLHNGYVTDEDKKIREEADREENTY from the coding sequence ATGAAAATTAAATTTCTATTTATGCTTATATTTATCACCTTCACTTTACTTGGCTGCAGTCAAACCGCTGCAGATAAACCTGATAAGAAAGAGGAAGTAAAAGAAGGAAGCCTGGATCCGACTAAGCTTCTTCCCATTGGGACCGTTGTAAAGCTGTCTAAAGTGGACAAATCGGTCATGATCTATGGCTACAATCAAATCCAAGTAAGCACGAATAAACAATACGACTATATCGGGGTCCCTTATCCGGAAGGCAATATTTCACCTGACTACAATGTCTTTTTTAACCGGAACCTGATCGAAGAGGTTTTACATAACGGCTACGTGACGGATGAAGATAAGAAGATCCGGGAAGAAGCCGACCGCGAGGAAAATACATATTAG
- a CDS encoding 3-phenylpropionate MFS transporter, with amino-acid sequence MKNQSWLSLQFFAIFFTWGIFIPYWTAWLVESKDFSISAASTVIAVGMIARSFSSFFVFPKLSQTVSLGRLSRWIVLFSGIALLMFLPMNSFGMVLGCMVLFSLVYPMLLPMVESMAAVMMKEDGIDYGRSRSWGSIGYTTALLAVGFLTSIFTEGAVIYLLFGGIVVILLSSLAKLPQSMSGTRGQEKLSYRRLLKSRKFVWAMVIVVLIQGAHASYYNYGVLYLKELDVSAVYIGVILNVAVLSEILFFAFSDRLLKGKSISVMFMIAAGAAVTRWTLLFLFPSTPVFIFTQLFHSLTFGLTHYAFMRLIYEELESKDIPAAQGVYTSLGMGLSTAVLTFIGGFLYDISPGAAFMGMAVVVAPCVVLGGWMYWKYDRGVEGVFSYK; translated from the coding sequence TTGAAGAATCAGTCGTGGTTATCACTTCAGTTCTTTGCGATATTTTTTACATGGGGGATTTTTATTCCTTATTGGACCGCGTGGTTAGTGGAAAGTAAGGATTTCTCCATTTCGGCGGCAAGTACGGTGATTGCTGTGGGGATGATTGCACGGTCGTTTTCGAGCTTCTTCGTATTTCCGAAGTTGAGCCAGACGGTTTCATTAGGGCGGTTATCCAGATGGATTGTATTATTTTCCGGGATTGCGTTGCTGATGTTCCTGCCTATGAATTCATTCGGGATGGTGCTGGGGTGCATGGTGTTATTCAGCCTTGTGTATCCGATGCTGCTTCCGATGGTTGAAAGCATGGCGGCTGTGATGATGAAGGAAGATGGGATTGATTATGGCCGGAGCCGTTCCTGGGGATCAATCGGGTATACGACAGCACTGCTTGCGGTTGGATTCTTGACGTCGATTTTTACCGAGGGGGCCGTGATTTATCTTCTGTTTGGCGGGATCGTCGTGATCTTACTTTCTTCCCTCGCGAAACTGCCACAGTCCATGAGCGGGACACGTGGTCAGGAGAAGCTTTCTTACAGGAGACTTCTGAAATCCCGTAAGTTTGTCTGGGCGATGGTGATTGTTGTCTTGATCCAGGGAGCACATGCTTCTTATTATAATTATGGCGTTCTTTATTTAAAGGAATTAGATGTGAGTGCCGTTTATATCGGCGTGATCTTAAATGTTGCGGTGTTGTCTGAAATACTGTTCTTTGCGTTTTCAGACCGGCTGCTGAAGGGTAAGAGCATTTCCGTCATGTTCATGATAGCAGCAGGGGCTGCTGTGACACGTTGGACTTTGTTGTTCCTCTTCCCCAGCACCCCTGTCTTCATCTTTACCCAACTTTTCCACTCATTAACCTTCGGATTGACCCATTATGCATTCATGCGGTTGATTTATGAAGAATTAGAGAGCAAGGATATCCCCGCGGCCCAGGGTGTGTACACTTCACTTGGAATGGGATTGAGTACGGCGGTGCTGACGTTTATCGGTGGCTTCTTGTATGATATCTCACCTGGTGCGGCGTTTATGGGAATGGCCGTTGTTGTGGCGCCTTGTGTGGTGCTTGGTGGATGGATGTATTGGAAGTATGACCGTGGGGTTGAAGGTGTGTTTAGTTATAAATGA
- a CDS encoding aspartyl-phosphate phosphatase Spo0E family protein — protein sequence MNAAPMVQTLKQEMESKRLELKYFAQYHGLSHPATVKLSQELDGLFNLYHQLNQK from the coding sequence ATGAATGCTGCTCCAATGGTTCAAACCCTCAAGCAAGAAATGGAATCAAAACGCCTGGAATTAAAGTACTTTGCCCAATACCACGGCTTATCACATCCTGCGACGGTGAAGCTCAGCCAGGAACTCGATGGACTATTTAACCTTTATCACCAATTGAATCAAAAGTAA
- a CDS encoding DUF5082 family protein: protein MSYLSYLTSQLHEKKEQLVRLRNSHSSLNALQGEFLQHQSSVTAPDLTPATWQGTLANAFTEIREDMLFSYKDISHHQMDMAIKAIEDKISSLKTEIQSLETSIANERARIEEEQRKEG from the coding sequence TTGTCCTATTTATCATATTTGACTTCCCAGCTACATGAGAAAAAAGAACAGCTTGTCCGCTTGAGAAACTCCCACTCCAGCCTCAATGCCCTTCAAGGTGAATTTCTCCAGCATCAATCATCCGTTACAGCACCAGACCTTACCCCTGCTACCTGGCAGGGTACGTTAGCTAACGCTTTCACGGAAATACGGGAAGATATGCTCTTTTCCTATAAAGATATTTCCCATCACCAAATGGACATGGCCATAAAAGCCATCGAAGACAAAATTTCTTCACTCAAGACAGAGATCCAGTCACTCGAAACGAGTATCGCCAATGAACGTGCCCGTATCGAAGAGGAACAAAGAAAGGAAGGATGA
- the treP gene encoding PTS system trehalose-specific EIIBC component, producing the protein MSVKREDVLEIIEAIGGKDNIRTATHCVTRLRLVLNDEKKVDKERLEAIDLVKGSFSSNGQFQVVIGQGLVNKAYQILAEETGIEHASKQDVKDAATQNLNPLQRAIKVLADIFIPILPAIVTAGLLMGLNNILTGPGIFYDEKSVIDVHKQWADFASIINLIANTAFVFLPGLIGWSAVKRFGGSPLLGIVLGLMLVHPDLLNAWSYASAEKIPTWNLFGFEVDKIGYQGQVLPILFASYLLAKIEMFLDKRVHDSIKLLVVAPVALLITGFAAFILIGPVTFFIGNMLTDSVVWVFDHVSWLGGLLYGGLYAVMVITGMHHTFLAVDLQLVGSQGGTFLWPILALSNIAQGSAALAMMVVAKKENEKLRGLAGTSAISAYLGITEPAMFGVNLRYRYPFISALIGSAIGGVLLAMTGTKAFSIGVGGLPGFLSIIPEYWIPFFIGMAICIVVPFVLTIVWSKFSKNEAV; encoded by the coding sequence ATGAGCGTGAAACGTGAAGACGTTCTCGAAATCATTGAAGCAATTGGCGGCAAGGATAATATCCGCACGGCCACTCACTGTGTGACTCGTCTACGGCTGGTGCTGAATGATGAGAAGAAAGTGGATAAAGAAAGATTAGAGGCAATTGATCTGGTGAAGGGTTCCTTCTCCTCAAACGGTCAGTTCCAGGTTGTCATCGGGCAGGGTCTTGTGAATAAAGCGTATCAAATTTTAGCTGAGGAAACAGGGATCGAGCATGCATCGAAGCAGGATGTTAAAGATGCCGCGACTCAGAACCTGAATCCCCTGCAGCGCGCAATCAAGGTACTGGCGGATATCTTCATTCCGATCCTGCCGGCGATCGTAACGGCCGGTTTGTTGATGGGTCTGAATAATATTCTGACCGGACCGGGGATTTTCTATGATGAGAAATCAGTCATCGATGTTCATAAGCAGTGGGCAGATTTTGCATCGATCATTAACTTGATTGCCAACACGGCCTTTGTGTTCCTGCCGGGGTTGATTGGTTGGTCAGCGGTCAAGCGTTTCGGCGGAAGTCCATTACTCGGTATCGTATTAGGTCTTATGCTCGTTCATCCCGACTTACTGAACGCTTGGTCTTATGCAAGTGCAGAGAAGATTCCTACATGGAATTTATTCGGATTTGAAGTCGACAAAATCGGGTATCAGGGACAAGTTCTCCCGATCCTCTTCGCTTCCTATCTATTGGCGAAGATTGAAATGTTCCTGGATAAGAGAGTTCATGATTCCATCAAGCTCTTGGTCGTGGCGCCGGTCGCCCTTCTGATTACCGGATTTGCCGCCTTCATCCTGATCGGACCTGTTACCTTCTTTATTGGTAACATGCTGACGGATAGCGTCGTGTGGGTGTTCGATCACGTATCATGGTTAGGTGGTCTCCTGTATGGTGGTTTATACGCCGTCATGGTTATTACTGGAATGCACCATACGTTCCTTGCAGTAGACTTACAGCTTGTCGGAAGCCAAGGTGGAACATTCCTATGGCCGATCCTTGCCCTATCGAATATCGCACAGGGTTCAGCAGCTCTTGCGATGATGGTGGTAGCAAAGAAAGAAAACGAAAAGCTTCGCGGCTTGGCTGGTACGTCAGCCATCTCCGCTTATCTAGGAATTACGGAACCGGCGATGTTCGGGGTGAACCTGCGCTACCGCTACCCGTTTATCAGTGCCTTGATCGGGTCAGCCATCGGTGGTGTACTGTTAGCGATGACAGGAACGAAAGCATTCTCCATCGGTGTAGGTGGATTGCCTGGATTCCTATCGATCATTCCTGAATATTGGATTCCGTTCTTCATCGGAATGGCCATCTGTATCGTCGTACCGTTCGTACTGACAATCGTCTGGTCCAAATTCAGCAAAAACGAAGCAGTCTGA
- a CDS encoding DUF5344 family protein, translating into MNQNIILRMGEINESLKNIQAATESFEPALLKDMASSNHLDVVTRLNELNIQLEDVARVYKNLLTSNNLSATNAIQDFKEVDDTISASIRSR; encoded by the coding sequence ATGAACCAAAACATTATCCTGCGCATGGGAGAAATCAATGAATCCTTGAAGAACATCCAAGCTGCCACGGAATCATTTGAACCAGCCCTATTAAAGGACATGGCGTCCTCGAATCACCTTGACGTGGTGACGAGATTAAATGAATTGAATATACAGCTCGAGGATGTCGCCCGGGTGTATAAGAACCTTCTCACTTCAAATAATCTATCGGCGACCAACGCCATCCAGGACTTTAAAGAAGTCGACGACACCATTTCCGCTTCCATCCGGTCGCGTTAG
- a CDS encoding DUF4176 domain-containing protein, with protein sequence MSKKDTSLLPIGTVVKLKKVDKPVMIYGRHQIQKKTGTIFDYIAVPYPEGNLTEEFNVFFNRELIEDVIHPGLVSPAEELMREKVEEDMEKNRKNERKQDEN encoded by the coding sequence ATGAGTAAAAAAGATACCAGTCTCCTCCCCATCGGAACGGTCGTCAAATTAAAGAAGGTAGATAAACCGGTCATGATCTACGGCCGTCACCAAATTCAAAAAAAGACCGGGACCATCTTCGATTACATAGCGGTCCCTTATCCTGAAGGAAACCTGACAGAAGAATTCAACGTCTTCTTCAATCGTGAGCTTATCGAAGACGTCATTCATCCGGGACTCGTTTCTCCTGCAGAAGAACTGATGAGGGAAAAAGTAGAAGAGGATATGGAGAAGAATCGGAAGAATGAAAGGAAACAAGATGAAAATTAA
- a CDS encoding nuclear transport factor 2 family protein — protein MSKQHWKKIMLGIGMSTLLLGACGADEEKKEDKETAKKTEEVSPSEDPATDEAASLTQMTQIVEDASELKEAEGIPAEEKSAIDAAFNQYINAFNEEDFDSYMSVISKTPVNFKYEDEERYVKQIFDTVDSKRKVDNVKIINYAGKKADVYAEIEATTKDPNSDKEVTRSGKQVTVFHKKDDGWKVAAIFFLASEGEEGATE, from the coding sequence TTGTCGAAACAGCATTGGAAGAAAATCATGTTGGGAATTGGCATGAGCACATTATTATTGGGTGCTTGTGGGGCAGACGAAGAGAAGAAGGAAGACAAAGAAACGGCAAAGAAAACAGAAGAGGTCAGCCCGAGTGAAGATCCTGCAACAGATGAGGCGGCATCCCTGACCCAAATGACGCAAATCGTGGAGGACGCAAGTGAACTGAAGGAAGCGGAAGGGATCCCCGCAGAGGAAAAATCGGCGATCGACGCAGCCTTTAATCAATATATCAATGCCTTTAACGAAGAAGATTTCGATTCATATATGAGCGTCATCTCGAAGACACCTGTGAACTTCAAGTACGAAGATGAAGAGCGCTATGTGAAGCAGATCTTTGATACAGTCGATTCGAAGCGCAAAGTGGATAATGTGAAGATCATCAACTATGCAGGCAAGAAAGCGGATGTCTATGCTGAGATTGAAGCCACGACGAAGGATCCGAACAGTGATAAGGAAGTGACCCGTTCCGGGAAGCAGGTAACCGTCTTTCATAAGAAGGACGATGGATGGAAGGTTGCGGCGATTTTCTTCTTGGCTAGTGAGGGAGAAGAGGGAGCAACAGAATAA
- the treC gene encoding alpha,alpha-phosphotrehalase, which translates to MKQPWWKKSVVYQIYPKSFYDTSGNGVGDIKGITAKLDYLKELGIDVVWITPIYKSPQNDNGYDISDYFNIHEEYGTMDDFDELLEEAHSRGIKIIMDIVINHTSTENQWFIESRKSKDNEYRDFYIWKDGKPDGSEPTNWQSKFGGNAWQYDEETGQYYLHLFDVTQADLNWENDKVREKLYDMMHFWLKKGVDGFRLDVINLISKDQDFPDDDGSVAPGDGRKFYTDGPKVHEYMQEMNKEVFSQYDIMTVGEMSSTTIDNCIKYSNPDRNELSMTFNFHHLKVDYPNGEKWSVADFDFLKLKEILSTWQREMHKGGGWNALFWCNHDQPRIVSRYGDDGKYRNESAKMLATTIHLMQGTPYIYQGEEFGMTNPKFTSIKEYRDVESLNTFNILKEQGKTEEEILEILRHKSRDNSRTPVQWNNDENAGFTSGTPWIPVAKNYQEINAEQALEDENSVFYHYQKLNRLRKEYDIIVDGDYQLILEDHPDIFAYVRNGDGEKLLVVNNFYARETEFTLPDEVNLAGWSSEVLISNYEDARNVYSQITLRPYESVVFRLTK; encoded by the coding sequence ATGAAGCAGCCTTGGTGGAAGAAGTCGGTTGTGTATCAGATTTATCCGAAGAGTTTTTATGATACGTCGGGGAATGGCGTTGGGGATATTAAGGGAATAACGGCGAAGCTGGATTATTTGAAGGAGCTTGGGATTGATGTGGTGTGGATCACGCCGATTTATAAGTCTCCTCAGAACGACAATGGCTATGATATTAGCGACTATTTCAATATTCACGAAGAATACGGGACGATGGATGATTTCGATGAGCTTCTGGAGGAAGCCCACTCCCGCGGCATCAAGATCATCATGGACATCGTGATCAACCATACATCGACAGAGAATCAGTGGTTCATTGAGTCCCGGAAGTCGAAGGACAATGAGTACCGTGACTTCTATATTTGGAAGGACGGAAAGCCCGACGGTTCCGAGCCGACGAACTGGCAGTCGAAGTTCGGAGGAAATGCTTGGCAGTATGACGAGGAAACGGGTCAATACTACCTCCACCTCTTTGACGTCACTCAAGCTGATTTGAACTGGGAGAACGATAAGGTCCGTGAGAAGCTTTATGACATGATGCACTTCTGGCTGAAGAAAGGCGTCGACGGCTTCCGTTTGGACGTCATCAACCTCATCTCCAAAGATCAGGACTTCCCTGATGATGACGGCTCGGTCGCTCCCGGGGATGGACGCAAATTTTACACTGACGGGCCAAAGGTCCATGAGTATATGCAGGAAATGAACAAGGAAGTCTTCTCTCAATACGACATCATGACCGTCGGGGAAATGTCTTCCACTACGATTGACAACTGTATCAAGTATTCAAACCCGGACCGCAATGAGCTCAGCATGACCTTCAATTTCCACCACTTGAAGGTGGATTACCCGAACGGGGAGAAATGGTCGGTTGCTGACTTCGATTTTCTTAAATTGAAGGAAATCCTCTCTACCTGGCAGCGGGAAATGCATAAAGGCGGCGGATGGAACGCCCTCTTCTGGTGCAACCATGATCAGCCAAGGATCGTGTCCCGCTACGGTGACGATGGAAAGTACCGGAACGAATCGGCGAAGATGCTCGCAACGACGATCCATCTGATGCAGGGTACCCCTTATATCTATCAGGGAGAAGAATTCGGGATGACGAATCCGAAGTTCACGAGCATCAAGGAGTACCGTGATGTGGAGTCCCTCAATACATTCAATATATTGAAAGAACAAGGAAAAACGGAAGAAGAGATCCTGGAGATCCTCCGCCACAAGTCCCGTGACAACTCACGGACTCCGGTGCAGTGGAACAATGACGAGAATGCCGGGTTCACAAGCGGTACCCCTTGGATCCCTGTTGCGAAGAACTATCAGGAAATCAATGCAGAGCAGGCGCTGGAAGACGAAAACTCAGTCTTCTATCACTACCAGAAGCTGAACCGCCTCCGTAAGGAATACGACATCATCGTCGACGGTGACTACCAGCTGATCCTGGAAGATCACCCTGACATTTTTGCCTATGTACGGAATGGTGACGGTGAAAAGCTGCTTGTGGTGAATAACTTCTATGCTCGCGAGACGGAGTTCACTCTTCCTGATGAGGTGAATCTCGCAGGATGGTCGAGTGAGGTTCTGATTTCGAATTATGAGGATGCGAGGAATGTGTATTCTCAAATCACACTTCGCCCGTATGAGTCTGTGGTGTTTCGATTAACAAAATAA
- a CDS encoding acyltransferase, protein MAGKLRLSNFESLRVLSMIMIVLLHFGTYGISKYINISELSSINQFLFTFIKVLCLVGVNVYVLISGYFLCTSTFKMSKALRVVRETFIFSVVIFAGMAVLQRTDGSLAGMLPSILPVYMSTYWFITVYILLFLISPYLNMVINQVSKKEYEKLLFLLFLVNCVWQFFHPLASFGVNGGYSIVHFIFLYFVAGYLRHHGRFISSLSTGYYLSVYIFIGAGTALILQQAWELPFKLLTYNSPISVIMSLALFLFFSKLSFVSRPINAISGYVLGVYLIHEHPLIRQRLWANVMEWMNVGSQSLLILQYLAYAVVIFGVCLGISYVVCSLINYKTFIKRKKPAEKVKLAG, encoded by the coding sequence TTGGCAGGAAAACTAAGGCTGTCAAACTTTGAATCTCTCAGGGTCCTTTCCATGATCATGATTGTGCTGTTGCATTTTGGGACCTATGGTATTTCGAAGTATATTAACATATCTGAGCTAAGCAGTATCAATCAATTCCTCTTTACCTTCATCAAGGTTCTGTGCCTGGTTGGGGTCAACGTGTATGTGTTGATCAGCGGATACTTCCTGTGTACGTCGACATTCAAGATGAGCAAGGCGCTAAGGGTGGTTCGGGAAACCTTTATTTTCTCCGTGGTGATTTTTGCAGGAATGGCGGTCCTGCAACGGACTGATGGATCTCTTGCTGGAATGCTCCCGTCGATCTTACCGGTTTATATGTCCACCTATTGGTTCATTACGGTTTATATCTTATTATTCCTGATTTCGCCTTATCTCAATATGGTCATCAATCAGGTATCAAAGAAGGAATACGAGAAGCTGCTTTTCCTATTATTCCTGGTCAACTGTGTCTGGCAGTTCTTCCATCCCCTGGCAAGCTTCGGGGTCAATGGAGGGTACAGTATCGTCCATTTCATCTTTCTCTATTTTGTCGCTGGATACCTGAGACATCACGGAAGGTTTATCTCTTCCTTAAGCACGGGGTATTATTTAAGCGTTTACATATTTATTGGAGCAGGCACTGCCCTCATACTGCAGCAGGCATGGGAGCTGCCTTTCAAACTGCTGACCTATAATTCTCCTATCAGCGTGATCATGTCGTTGGCACTGTTCCTATTTTTCTCGAAGCTCAGCTTTGTATCGAGACCCATCAACGCCATATCCGGGTATGTACTGGGCGTCTACCTGATACATGAGCATCCCCTGATCAGACAGCGATTATGGGCCAATGTGATGGAATGGATGAATGTCGGGAGTCAATCTCTCCTCATCCTTCAATATCTGGCGTATGCTGTTGTCATATTTGGAGTTTGCCTGGGAATCTCTTATGTGGTGTGCTCCCTCATCAATTATAAAACGTTTATTAAAAGGAAGAAGCCAGCCGAAAAAGTGAAATTGGCTGGTTGA